The genomic interval CGATCCTTGCCGATGCTTGTGTTCCCGGCGAAGGAGTGGTTCGAATCTGATGCTGCTCGTGTGGATTTGGTGGGATTAGTGCGCGTGGCCACACATTCGTGTCTAGGTTCGAGCCATGCTAGGAGACTGTTCTGGTGAGCTGAAACTCGCCCGGGATATCAAATCCGCGCGTGTTTTACGAGAATCACGACCACTCAGGGTTGTGTGCTTTTGCCGTTTTATCTAGGAAGTCAGTGTGACAATTCAAGAAACGAATTCTGGGTCGCGAGTAATGGGATGTTAGTTGTCAGACACAATTCTAGTGTTATATCCGCATGAATTTGCATCACTCTCTGGTTATTCTGTTTCTTGGATCCATGGTGTGTCATTTGTGCTACAGTGCGACAGTATGCAGGATGCTGTTTTGTGTTTGACTTTCTCTAATCTtcattttttctagaaaatatttgcaaaattgTTAAAGCAATAATCTCTAACTCTGACTATCTGAGTATGACGATGAAGAAGATGACAGTTATTCTTATTTCTCAGGTTAATGCTGCTAATGAGCGAATGCTAGGAGGTGGAGGTGTAGATGGAGGTGATTGAATGCAGCTACTAGTGAGCTATCATTTATCTCATCACCGATTGACTATCTCATACAAACTTAAAATTCTCATTGTAGCTATACATCGAGCTGCTGGACCTGAACTCGTAGAGGCATGCCGTAAAGTTCCAGAGGTCAAATCTGGAGTTCGCTGCCCCACTGGAGAAGCTAGGATTACTCCGTTAGTGCCTTTCCCTTAATCAATCTGACTGATGGCATCAGAATGCCATCTTCTGAACACAACATATCTCTATATCATTACCTGTATGTTGAATGTGAACAGAGCATTCAAGCTTCCTGTTTCCCGCGTGATACACACTGTTGGGCCCATATATGATATGGACAAGCAACCTGAGGTCTCCTTAAATAATGCCTACACGTTAGTCGTCCTTTCTAAATTGTATAGTATTACAAGAAAATTTGTGGTTGCCTGCAAAATCAGTGAAATAACTGTTCCGATTGATGTGCTAACTGCAGAAATAGCTTGAAGCTCGCTAAACAGAATGGTATTCAATACATTGCATTCCCTGCAATTTCTTGTGGTGTTTATCGGTATGTGCTATTGGCATTTTCCTTTGACTTACCTAGTCATTGTGTAAGTCCTATGCGTCATTTGATTTGTCAATATCTTCATGACTTAACTCAATGCAGTTATCCTCCAAAGGAAGCATCGAAGATTGCTGTTTCTACTGCACAACAATTTTCTAATGATATTAAGGAGGTTAGCAGTGGTCCTGTTTTCTAAGTTATCACTTTTCACTTTTCAGTATGAAGTTGTTGTGGTTTTGAATTTGTAATCAAGTCCAATATTAAAGGTGTTTTGATCATCTTCATAGTTTTTTCACCGTAGTTGTTATTACCTCTATTAGTCGTTATTACCTCAATTAAACATTTGAATCACTGTTGGTATGAATTTTTCCTGCAGGTACACTTTGTTCTGTTTTCTGATGAGCTCTATGATATCTGGCGTGAGACTGCCAAGGAATTTCTGTCACAATTTGAGAAATGAATTGTGAACTGTGATGGGGCTTACTTCCTGGTGTAAGTCTGGTGCCGACCGTGCCGTAGTTGCCGTCGTTAATATGAGCACTAGAGCCGGTTGGCCATGATAAAACCTGTATCTGTATGACAGTATGAGTTGCTTAGTGGTGAATGGATATGCCCTGAATGgcatatttatcaaaataaagGTTTCATCTCTGAATTATGCTAATTAACATACTTGTACTCGAAAACCAATAACCATGTCTTATTGTTCGACTTAGAATGTTACATCTAACCTGGGGCGTTTTGAACTGTTAACTGTCGAAGACATTCCAACATCTCGTTCATGTGCACGAGCTAAATGATTCAATCAAGGTGCCTGAGTAGTCACGGCCATAGAATGTTCATTCTCATTCATTGTGTCAATTCAGACTTGATGACATGATATAAGCTGGTATTACGTTACTGTGGGTCTGCTTGGTTTACAGCCCAAagaacacccccccccccccccccccacacacacacacacgcacacacgcacacacacacacaaaaagcaAGGGCAACGGAATGGGCATGCATTTGGTTTGTTGCCAAAAATTAGTGTTGCTAATATTTTGGAAAGGGCAAACAATACATCACAAGTAACATTATCATAATTTTGGCCACAACCCAAACACTACACTTTTTGCCGAATTTtgggcaatgccaaaattttgacttGCCATTTCTTTTCCTTGTTAAGGCTCAAAATGGCAGCAATCCAAACAAGCCATGTATATCCAAATTCAATATTCACATCGCTGTACAAGCTCATATGTTACTATGTCATACCAGTGGAATATATAGGAAGTAAGTACCGAAGTATGAACAAGTTACCAGCGTATGGCAATTGACATCAaacttttcatttcatttcatgacGAACACTGG from Oryza glaberrima chromosome 3, OglaRS2, whole genome shotgun sequence carries:
- the LOC127765810 gene encoding uncharacterized protein LOC127765810, producing the protein MSRAAARIFLTPSRLPLPLPLLPKRRRRPPSSGATRASFAMAAAPGLGGGEAFRLSADAGAGALKLHKGDITLWSVDGATDAIVNAANERMLGGGGVDGAIHRAAGPELVEACRKVPEVKSGVRCPTGEARITPAFKLPVSRVIHTVGPIYDMDKQPEVSLNNAYTNSLKLAKQNGIQYIAFPAISCGVYRYPPKEASKIAVSTAQQFSNDIKEVHFVLFSDELYDIWRETAKEFLSQFEK